From the Ostrinia nubilalis chromosome 16, ilOstNubi1.1, whole genome shotgun sequence genome, one window contains:
- the LOC135079285 gene encoding protein kish-A, which produces MSAIFNFQSLLSVILLLICTCAYLRSFFPSLMDRNKTGLMGTFWKCARIGERKSPYVAVSCLVMAFSILFLT; this is translated from the exons atg AGtgcaatttttaattttcaaagttTGCTGTCTGTTATTTTGCTATTGATCTGCACTTGTGCATATTTGAGATCATTTTTCCCAAGTCTCATGGACAGAAACAAAACTGG gtTAATGGGAACATTCTGGAAGTGTGCAAGGATTGGAGAGAGGAAATCTCCGTATGTAGCTGTATCTTGTTTAGTTATggcgttttctattctattcctcacataa